From Xenopus tropicalis strain Nigerian chromosome 3, UCB_Xtro_10.0, whole genome shotgun sequence, the proteins below share one genomic window:
- the LOC116409475 gene encoding traf2 and NCK-interacting protein kinase-like, whose product MKGTLELVPGLVVVENTAVEVIDHDPAGRFKSLLPIGKGGFGQVYKGQYVGKNKDLAIKVVNVRKNKENIELEEINLLWKCRGQKNIVQLYGAMLHVTEPSLDNRLWCVMELCEGGSIRDLMSQQVARTLPEHWIQYLCRQVLMGLKYLHKNCIIHRDLKAMNIMLTAKAQVKIIDLGLAIQLSSKDARFTGTAGTRRWMAPEVLLSHRKQKVTYNTKCDIWSLGITAIEMAEGNAPYSKVPKDQVKAMIVNNDPPTLNADVWSKEFQTFIACCLNKNQFSRPTAEELLRSKFIRKQPKASLAQKEIVAHIKRMKRLKELQKDRMLGESKKEQPPNKLSNVQEEPKNQELVHLHKHSAVQENVNAMEDLNVQENQELQLNPEQKEHPIVQELQKLEENSHLKKKEEIHENTSKAAVEPRAAKATSYTGPHLGVFKASDIPRAAKSI is encoded by the exons atgaagggaaccctggagctagtgCCTGGTCTGGTGgtggtg GAGAATACAGCAGTTGAAGTGATTGATCAT GATCCAGCTGGTAGATTTAAAAGCTTGTTACCAATTGGAAAAGGAGGATTCGGACAAGTATATAAG GGACAATATGTAGGAAAGAACAAAGATCTCGCCATAAAAGTAGTCAATGTCAGAAAG AACAAAGAAAACATTGAACTTGAAGAGATAAACCTTTTGTGGAAATGTCGCGGACAGAAGAATATTGTCCAGCTGTACGGCGCCATGCTCCATGTCACAGAGCCATCACTGGACAACAGACTCTGG TGCGTCATGGAGCTTTGCGAAGGGGGTTCCATTAGGGACCTTATGAGCCAGCAAGTTGCAAGGACCCTTCCAGAACACTGGATACAGTACCTCTGTCGGCAGGTGCTAATG GGATTGAAATACTTGCATAAGAACTGTATAATCCACCGAGACCTAAAGGCTATGAATATCATGCTGACAGCCAAAGCGCAAGTAAAGATAA TTGATCTCGGCCTGGCCATACAGTTAAGCAGCAAAGATGCTAGATTTACAGGTACTGCAGGGACCCGAAGATGGATGGCCCCTGAAGTACTTCTCTCTCACCGAAAACAGAAAGTAACGTATAACACCAAG TGTGACATATGGTCTCTAGGAATTACTGCCATTGAAATGGCAGAAGGAAACGCAC CATACAGCAAGGTGCCCAAGGATCAAGTAAAGGCAATGATTGTTAACAATGACCCTCCAACTCTGAATGCGGATGTCTG gtcTAAAGAATTCCAGACATTCATTGCATGCTGCCTGAATAAAAATCAGTTTAGTAGACCAACAGCCGAAGAGTTACTAAGGAGCAAGTTTATAAGAAAACAGCCCAAAGCATCTCTGGCACAAAAGGAGATAGTTGCTCATATAAAGAGAATGAAGAGATTGAAAG aactaCAAAAAGACAGGATGTTGGGTGAATctaaaaaggagcagccacccaATAAGCTTTCAAATGTGCAAGAAGAACCAAAAAATCAAGAACTTGTACATCTGCACAAACACTCAGCGGTGcaagaaaatgtaaatgcaatggaGGATCTCAATGTGCAAGAAAATCAAGAGCTGCAGTTAAATCCAGAGCAGAAAGAACATCCAATTGTGCAGGAACTCCAAAAACTGGAGGAAAATTCGCacttaaagaaaaaagaagaaatacatgAAAATACATCCAAAGCTGCTGTCGAACCCAGAGCAGCAAAAGCAACCAGTTATACAGGCCCACACTTAGGAGTATTCAAAGCCTCAGATATACCCAGAGCTGCAAAATCAATTTGA